In Prochlorococcus marinus str. MIT 1214, one DNA window encodes the following:
- a CDS encoding high light inducible protein gives MKKQTTETPRVEEGKVIAERLNGYAAFVGCWALIGAYLTTGQIIPGVV, from the coding sequence ATGAAAAAACAAACTACAGAAACTCCAAGAGTCGAAGAAGGCAAAGTAATTGCTGAAAGACTGAATGGTTACGCAGCATTTGTTGGATGCTGGGCACTAATCGGTGCATATCTAACAACCGGTCAGATCATTCCAGGTGTGGTGTAA
- a CDS encoding DUF2839 domain-containing protein: protein MGEAKRRKELGLPPREKPVELKLPILDKENIQKKVRSFLYKNPIVPFVFYGLVLGAFCWGLYNLVKGYQLIKS, encoded by the coding sequence ATGGGAGAAGCTAAAAGAAGAAAAGAATTGGGACTACCTCCAAGAGAAAAACCAGTTGAGTTAAAGTTGCCCATACTTGATAAAGAAAATATTCAAAAAAAAGTTAGGTCTTTTTTGTATAAGAATCCAATTGTTCCATTTGTTTTTTATGGCCTTGTGCTTGGAGCTTTTTGTTGGGGGCTATATAATCTGGTGAAAGGTTATCAATTAATTAAGTCATAG
- a CDS encoding putative quinol monooxygenase, with protein sequence MSFGADTPFLLLARIQVKPDKVQEYLLLAAKTDKAVEDSEPGMLHHTFDQDPENPLRFVWSEVYKNDDAFLAHLANPSVGEYLQGHAELGDNFTVEVYGTVGHQCKAAMQATGLPLKIFESKFGYSRV encoded by the coding sequence ATGTCATTCGGAGCCGATACCCCCTTCCTTCTTCTTGCTCGTATTCAAGTTAAGCCAGATAAAGTTCAAGAATATTTATTACTTGCAGCTAAAACTGATAAGGCCGTTGAAGATTCAGAACCAGGAATGTTGCACCATACTTTTGATCAAGATCCAGAGAACCCTCTTCGTTTTGTTTGGTCCGAAGTTTATAAAAATGACGATGCTTTCCTTGCTCATCTAGCAAATCCATCTGTGGGTGAATATTTACAGGGACATGCAGAACTTGGAGATAACTTCACTGTCGAGGTCTATGGAACAGTCGGACATCAATGTAAAGCCGCCATGCAAGCAACTGGATTGCCATTGAAAATTTTTGAAAGCAAGTTTGGTTACAGCAGGGTCTAA
- a CDS encoding DUF3104 domain-containing protein, whose protein sequence is MIKINEPEFLKVKPGDTVLVGEDEIAKVLSFVGGARDPDATSLFQVANVYSGEIKFVQGEEVKQILSKRELRLKIMFESLFTKCP, encoded by the coding sequence ATGATAAAGATTAATGAGCCTGAATTTCTTAAAGTTAAACCTGGAGATACTGTTCTTGTTGGAGAAGATGAGATTGCTAAAGTTCTCTCATTTGTTGGAGGTGCAAGAGATCCAGATGCCACTTCACTTTTTCAAGTCGCAAACGTTTATTCAGGTGAAATCAAATTTGTTCAAGGTGAGGAAGTGAAACAAATTCTGTCTAAGCGTGAATTGCGGCTAAAAATAATGTTTGAATCTTTATTTACCAAATGCCCTTAA
- a CDS encoding high light inducible protein yields the protein MTTSSSSQVITEYGKQNIFGRETQPQLVEDYTSYPEEAEKTNGRWAMIGMISLLVSYFTTGQIIPGIF from the coding sequence ATGACGACATCATCTTCTTCTCAGGTAATCACTGAGTACGGCAAGCAAAACATCTTTGGCCGTGAAACACAGCCCCAGCTTGTTGAGGACTACACCAGCTATCCAGAAGAAGCTGAAAAGACAAATGGCCGTTGGGCAATGATTGGAATGATCAGTCTTTTAGTTTCATACTTCACAACAGGTCAAATCATTCCTGGAATTTTCTAA
- a CDS encoding DUF3303 domain-containing protein: MLYIQHWKFKPDYHQKGAERFLATGAPYAGAEMLGRYHAPGSLEGWIIVKAEDPKALYEHAAEWAEFLDWETTPVFTDEEAGPICAKIYS, encoded by the coding sequence ATGCTTTACATACAGCATTGGAAATTCAAGCCTGATTACCACCAAAAAGGTGCAGAAAGATTTTTAGCCACAGGAGCTCCGTACGCAGGTGCAGAGATGCTTGGTAGATATCACGCTCCAGGTTCACTTGAAGGTTGGATAATTGTTAAAGCAGAAGATCCAAAAGCACTTTACGAGCATGCAGCTGAATGGGCTGAATTTCTAGATTGGGAAACTACTCCAGTATTTACAGATGAAGAAGCTGGTCCGATTTGCGCAAAAATCTACAGTTAA
- a CDS encoding chlorophyll a/b-binding protein: MNKETNYWKTAEQMNGRLAMMGFFAAVINYGITGWIIPGIV; this comes from the coding sequence ATGAACAAAGAAACTAACTACTGGAAAACAGCAGAGCAAATGAATGGCCGTCTAGCAATGATGGGCTTCTTTGCCGCTGTGATTAACTACGGAATAACAGGCTGGATCATTCCAGGAATTGTTTAA
- a CDS encoding cupin domain-containing protein — MDSYLKRTNLKIKNSLINIFNPLFLSAITLTSVFIILEPAKSQEKLEVSSLIQSSRRLSGENISYPRLKQAVLRLLKVNIPIGLKTPLHIHPAQMLVYKQQGKLKYLSGETINILALENDLLKQ; from the coding sequence TTGGACTCTTATCTAAAACGCACTAACCTTAAAATTAAAAATTCACTAATAAACATCTTTAACCCTCTTTTTCTGTCAGCGATAACTTTAACAAGTGTTTTTATAATTCTTGAACCAGCAAAGTCTCAAGAAAAGCTAGAAGTTAGTTCATTAATTCAATCATCGAGGAGACTTAGCGGAGAGAATATCTCATATCCGAGATTGAAACAAGCTGTACTAAGACTTTTAAAAGTCAATATTCCAATCGGATTAAAGACTCCCTTACATATACATCCAGCACAGATGCTGGTTTATAAACAACAAGGAAAACTAAAATACTTAAGCGGTGAGACTATTAATATTTTAGCGCTGGAGAATGATTTATTGAAACAATAG
- a CDS encoding high light inducible protein yields MQPSNKTILERSIGRPAMMAFVLLTGIYLSTGQLIPGIV; encoded by the coding sequence ATGCAACCATCTAACAAAACAATCCTAGAAAGAAGCATCGGCAGACCAGCCATGATGGCATTCGTTCTACTAACAGGTATCTACCTATCAACCGGTCAACTTATTCCAGGTATTGTTTAA
- a CDS encoding DUF3303 family protein, which yields MQTYLIHCKFPNQEAHMKGAEVFAQYIESGCESDKFDGFEVINRVVNPERANG from the coding sequence ATGCAAACCTATTTAATTCATTGCAAGTTTCCTAATCAAGAGGCACACATGAAGGGAGCTGAGGTTTTTGCTCAATATATTGAAAGTGGTTGCGAATCAGACAAGTTTGATGGTTTCGAGGTCATCAATAGAGTCGTCAATCCTGAAAGGGCAAATGGATGA
- a CDS encoding cupin domain-containing protein — MTDSVKSGIKSLYLHSFMRRFLFLALTAGISIPLVGCNPNQKYSLEPVIVETLISANESWNGDSFKYPRGQAEMKLEKITAQPGFKTPLHLHPQPGIVYVQKGSLYCETSDGESLTVKSGESFASSQDTPHFCQNNGNGELVVFSASAGARGKETTVPTE; from the coding sequence ATGACTGATTCAGTTAAATCAGGTATAAAGAGTTTGTATTTACATAGCTTTATGCGCCGTTTTTTATTTCTTGCACTAACAGCAGGAATTTCTATCCCATTAGTTGGTTGTAATCCAAATCAAAAATACTCCCTTGAACCTGTGATTGTAGAGACTCTTATTAGTGCCAATGAATCGTGGAATGGAGATTCTTTTAAGTATCCAAGAGGGCAAGCTGAGATGAAACTCGAAAAAATAACTGCACAACCTGGTTTTAAAACACCTCTTCATTTGCATCCACAACCTGGGATTGTTTACGTACAAAAAGGATCTCTTTATTGTGAAACTAGTGACGGAGAATCCCTGACAGTGAAGTCTGGTGAAAGCTTCGCTTCATCCCAGGACACACCTCATTTTTGTCAAAACAATGGTAATGGAGAGTTGGTGGTTTTTAGCGCCTCAGCAGGGGCCAGAGGAAAGGAAACAACAGTTCCGACTGAATAA
- a CDS encoding DUF3303 domain-containing protein yields the protein MQRYLISYEFNDGEDQEIGGDMLVKWYETGGVENRPETYEVHSWVFMIQNGTGHCVVRADSLDTIWKLWYPWRKLMDITIQPCLDLEETISMIKTTRT from the coding sequence ATGCAGCGTTATTTGATCTCTTATGAATTTAATGATGGAGAAGATCAAGAAATAGGTGGGGATATGTTGGTTAAATGGTATGAAACTGGAGGAGTAGAGAATAGACCAGAAACCTATGAGGTTCATTCATGGGTTTTCATGATTCAGAATGGTACTGGTCACTGCGTGGTTAGGGCAGATTCTTTAGATACGATATGGAAACTATGGTATCCTTGGAGAAAATTGATGGATATAACTATTCAACCTTGTTTAGATCTAGAAGAAACAATCTCAATGATAAAAACAACTAGGACATAG
- a CDS encoding cytochrome oxidase — protein MPLKKKPAPVPWEVKEGDDKYLEEPWILKKGKEFITIETDNNNRGNIFLQKDDEKRLSLSALQAKLTYHQLLEFGYKLQKPKRKKSKTKAISDNST, from the coding sequence ATGCCATTAAAGAAAAAGCCAGCACCAGTACCATGGGAGGTAAAGGAGGGCGACGATAAATACCTAGAAGAGCCTTGGATTCTTAAGAAAGGAAAAGAGTTTATTACTATAGAGACTGATAACAATAATAGAGGAAATATCTTTCTTCAAAAAGATGATGAGAAACGTCTATCTTTAAGTGCTTTACAAGCTAAATTGACCTATCATCAACTTCTTGAGTTTGGTTATAAGCTCCAAAAACCAAAGCGAAAAAAATCAAAGACAAAAGCGATTTCTGATAATTCAACTTGA